Proteins co-encoded in one Brassica oleracea var. oleracea cultivar TO1000 chromosome C4, BOL, whole genome shotgun sequence genomic window:
- the LOC106336910 gene encoding clathrin light chain 2-like, with the protein MSVFDDSFVMVGDDASESVPVSASLDDSIDDVFAAPSSDYAAYSNGDDVFGSNGGGHDGPILPPPSEMESDEGNALREWRRQNANQLEEKEKREKEMRNQIIEEANQFKEDFHKKRELACENNKAANREKEKLYVETQEKFYAEASKNYWKAIAELVPKEVPTIEKRRGKKEQEDAKKATVSVIQGPKPGKPTDLARMRQILLKLKQNPPAHLKLTPQQPPAEAAAPPKNVPETKPTEAVAAA; encoded by the exons ATGTCTGTCTTTGATGATTCGTTCGTTATGGTCGGAGATGATGCATCTGAGTCTGTTCCCGTCTCAGCCTCCTTAGACGACTCCATCGATGACGTGTTCGCGGCGCCGTCTTCTGACTACGCCGCTTACTCTAACGGAGACGACGTCTTCGGATCTAACGGTGGAGGACACGACGGTCCTATCTTGCCACCGCCGTCTGAAATGGAGTCTGATGAAGGAAATGCTCTCAGAGAATGGAGAAG ACAAAATGCAAATCAACTTGAGGAGAAGGAGAAGAGAGAGAAGGAGATGCGGAACCAAATCATTGAAGAAGCAAACCAATTCAAAGAGGATTTTCACAAGAAGAGAGAGTTAGCTTGTGAGAACAACAAAGCAGCTAACAGGGAGAAAGAGAAG CTTTACGTGGAGACACAAGAGAAGTTCTATGCGGAAGCGAGCAAGAACTACTGGAAGGCAATAGCGGAGCTAGTTCCTAAAGAGGTTCCAACTATAGAGAAAAGAAGAGGGAAGAAAGAGCAAGAGGACGCTAAGAAGGCAACAGTCTCTGTGATTCAAGGTCCAAAGCCTGGTAAGCCAACTGATCTGGCAAGAATGAGACAAATATTGTTGAAGCTCAAACAGAACCCACCTGCTCATTTGAAACTCACTCCTCAACAACCTCCAGCAGAGGCTGCTGCTCCTCCAAAGAATGTTCCTGAAACCAAACCCACCGAAGCGGTTGCTGCTGCTTAA